TCCGGTCAATATAACCGGCCTGGTCGGCGCCAATTTCCGATCGGGAGCGGCGGTTAAATTATCAAAGAGCGGGGAGTCCGACATAAATGCCGTTAATGTCGTAGTCGTGAATTCCGGGCAGATCACCTGCTCGTTTGATATTGCCGGCGCCGCCGCCGGCTTATGGAACGTATCCGTGATAAATCCTGACGGCGGATCAGGCTCGCTCCCTTCGGCGTTCACGATCGGTTTCCCCGCGCCGACCGTTGCTTCCATAACCCCTGCCCGCGGGACCAATGACGGGGTCGTTGAGATCATCGATCTGGCCGGCGGGAACTTCCGTTCAGGGGCGACGGTCAGCTTGTCGAAAGCGGGTCAAAGCGCGATCGCGGGTGAAAATGTCGTCGTTATTTCTTCCGCGAAGATAAACTGCCGGTTCAATCTTGCGGGAAAGGAGATCGGTATTTGGGACCTCTCCGTTACCAACGACGACGGTCAATTTGCCTCATTGCCTCTCGGGTTTAAAGTGGAAGCCGCGTCGATCGGCGTGGTCGGCACGGTCGTCAGTACCTCCAATCCTTTCAATCCCGCCGCCGGCCCGACCACTTTGAAGTATACTTTAACTAAAGACGCGGATATTACTTTGTATATTTACAATATCAGGGGCGAGCGGGTTTGGCAGCGGTTTTTTTCAGCCGGCACGGCTGGCGGCCAGGTCGGCGTCAACGAGATCAACTGGGACGGACTGACCGACTTTAAGAGCCTGGTCAGTTTCGGTGTTTACATTCTGGACGTGACTACGAAGGAGGATGGCAAGATCAAGGGGTTGAGCCGGACGAAAATTGCCATAGTTAAATGAAAAAAACAATTGTTTTATTGGCCATCTTATTTGTCGGCGGTCAATTTTCCCAGGCCGCGGTGATCGGCACCACGGACGATGCCTTGACCATCGGCGGCGGAGCCAGACCGATCGGGATGGGCCGCGCTTTTACCGCGATCGTTGACGATGCCGATGCTCCTTTCATCAATCCGGCCGGTTTGGCCGGTATCAAAGGGCCGCAGGCGATGTCGATGTACACTAACTTATTGGGGGAGGTTTATTATCAAGAGTTCAGCGGCGCGGTCCCGACGCCGAACGGCACTGTGGGGCTCGGTTATATTACGACCGGCGTGAACAATATTCCGACGACGCCGATCCCGACTGATTATTACGATTCGCTTTTTCTGGTTTCTTACTCGGTTCCCATCGCCAGGTTCTTTGATTACGGCAAAAATGTTTTTATCGGACTGAATTATAAAATATTCAACCGGGGATATACCGGCGGGATCGGCCAGTTCGCGACCGGGACCAGCGCCGATGCCGGACTGCTTGTGATCGTCAATCCCAATCTTTCCTTGGGGCTGTGCCGGCAGAATATTTTGCCGGTTTCGATGGGCGGGGTGCTCCGTTTGGACGGCGGCGCCGAAGAGGCCCTGGCCGGAATAACCAAAGCGGGCGTCGCGATCAAACCAATCCCCCAGCCGAAGCTGACAGTGGCGGTGGATGTCGATCTGCCGGCCCAAAGCGCCAGGCCTTTAACCTCGCATCTTGGCCTGGAATGGAAAGAGAATAATTATCTGATGCTTCGGGCCGGGATCGATCAAAGCGTCGATCCGGGGACCGCGACCCAGACGAGCTGGAACCCATCCTTCGGCACTTCGTTGACCGTCGGAAATTTCCGTGTTGACTATGCCTATCACCAATACTATAATGACCCCGGCTTGGCGACAACCTACGTATCGATGTCATATACCGGCGAACCATGGTTCGCCCTTAAGGGGAGGGCCGAATAATTGAGGTGTAACCGGTCGATTTTTATTGCGCTTATTTTTTGCCTGCTTATTTTTGGGGTCAGCGCCCAAGTTTCAACGTCGGTCGACCAAAAAGTTTATCTCCCGGGCGATTTTGTCCATGTGATTGTCGACGCGCCGGTCGATACGACCCAGATTTCAGCCGTTATGCCCGATGGGACCATCGTCAATCTGATCCAGGGACGGCGGGCCAATCTTTGGCGCGGCATTTGGCAGGTCCCGGTCGATTTCGGGAAGGGGACTTACCGGGCAAAATTAAGCGCCGTCGATGTCAGGGGGAATATTTTTGACGGCGAAACCAATCCCTTCGCCATCGGAGAATTAGCGGTAATTGCCATCACCAGAAGAGTGACCCCGGAGATCGTTGAAAGACCGCCGCTGCGTGAAAAGATCGAGGTCAAAACCCAGCCGGCCGCCAAACAGCCCGGCGTGGAAGAGATCGTCAGTCGAATATTGAAGGTTATCCCGATTGTCTCCGCCGAGCCGGCCCCCTCGCTGGAAAAAGAACAAAAAAAACAATTGATCGCAAAGAACCTGGGAACAGGCCGAGAATTGTTCGATCAGGGAAAATATCTTGAAGCCTCGGCGTATTTTAAGATCGTTCTTTATCTTGATCCCAAAAACGGCGAAGCGAACTTATATTTATTGCAAACAAAAGAATTCATGAAAACGCAGCAAACCGGCGCCGCCAGATTTTATATTTTGCTGGCTGTTATCGTTTCGATCGGCGGCGCGCTGATCGCTGCTATTGTTTACTATTTCGGGCGCATGTTGTGGTGCCGTTTTCCCCGTTGGGCCGCCAAGCCGGCCGCGCCGGCCGCGGTTTCGGATCAAGAAACGATCCCTCTTTCGTTCGGCAAGCTCGGCTGGACAAAAAATCCGTTTACGCCCGGCGCTTCCAGTCAAATGTTTAATGAAAACAATGCCCTGGCCAGGCCGGGGTTGATTGGGTTTATCAAGGCTCGAATTGAAGAAGCCGGAGGAAAAGGGCTTACTCCTTTTACCGATTCGGCGTTGGATAAGATATTTGAGCTCTCCAAAGGAAGGCCGAAAGAAGCGTTGAAGATTTGCGAATGGACGGTTGACCTGGCGATCCGGCGGAATAGCGGGCAGGTCACGGCCGAATCGGTCAAAGAATATGAAAAGATCGGCTTGAAAAGGATCTTGATCGCCGATGACGATGAGATAGTGCGGATCAGCCTTGACGCGATTTTGAGATCGGGCGGCGGTTATGAGACCGACTTTGCCGTTGACGGCGAAGAAGCCGTAAAAAAGATAAAAAGCAGCCTTTACGGACTGGTTTTGCTGGATATCGACATGCCGAAAATGAACGGCTATGAAGTCTTGGAGCAGATCAGGCCAATATTGCCGACCTTGCCGGTCATTTTTGTTACGGGCAAAGGGACCCCGGCCCGAACGCTGGAAAGCCTTACAAAACAAAACCTGACCGGCTATATTGAAAAGCCTTTTACCCCGGAAAAAATACTCGATATTATTGCCAGGAATTTAAAAACCTAAAAGTGTTTTTTCAGCCTTTGCCGGTTTCGTTGATTTGTCGCCGCGGACGAATCAAGGGGAGGACGAAATGAGAAAAAAAATTATTATTTTATTGGTTTTGGCGATTACCGGCCAGGCTTCCTGGGCGATACATACCGCGGTCCTGGGCGGGGTGCGCGGCGGCGCGGCCTTTGGCCTGCAGCTGGAAGAAAATTTAACGAGGAACTTAAAATACCGCCTGGGGCTTGAGGCGACTACCGGCAATAATCCGCTGATCTTTTTTGGCGGCGGTAAAATCGGCCTGACCGAGATCGACCGTATGCCGCTTTCTCTAAGTTTGGGCTTGGTGGCCTATGCCGGGCAAAATTCCAGCCTGGGAGCGGCCGTTGCGCTTGTGCTGGATAGGGTTTTCTCGGTTGATCCTTTATTTATTGAAGTCGGGAGCGATGTTGGGGGGGAGGCCAGGTTGGTGGCTCAAATCGGCTACCGGATCCTGACGCCGCGTACCGAGAGCCTTCATTAACCACCAGACTATTTTAACAACAGGGGTGAAAGCAATGGAAAAGATCAGTTTCTCTATCTCCGGGATGACGTGTGCGTCCTGCGTCAGCGCGATCGAGAACGGATTAAGAAGCTTTAAAGGGGTTGTTTCCGCGAATGTTAACTACGCTTCCGAAAAAGCCTGGGTGGAATATGATCCGGCGGTAACGGACATCGCGGCGATTGAAAAAGTTATTGCGGCGACCGGTTACTCGGTTATAAAACCAAGCGCGGCGGCGGCGCCGGCGTCCGCAGGGAAAATCCTCCTGAAAGTGGTTGGGATGGACAATCCGCACTGTGTGGGAACGATTGGCGGGGCGGTGGGCAGTTTGCCGGGTATCTTATCAAAAGATTTGCGGGTAAATGAAAAAGCCGTTATTCAGTATGACCCGGCCAAGGTTTCTGTCCAACAGATAAAAGCGGTCATTACGGAGGCCGGCTATATCCCGATCGAAGAGGCGGACGTTACGGAAGATGTCGAGAAGCAAGCGCGGGAAAAAGAGATCAGAAATGTTTGGACCCGCTTTCTCGGCTCCCTGATCTTAAGCCTCCCCTTGTTTTACTACATGCTGATGGTTGCGGGCTTCCCAATGCCGGAATTCTTTATGAAGAACGGTCCCGCGATCGAACTTTTACTGACCACCCCGATCATGTTTTTTGGCAGCCTATTTTTCACGCGGGGCATTCTCTCCCTGGTAAAAACCAGGACCGCCAATATGGATACGCTGGTGGCAATCGGCGTCGGAGCGGCCTATCTCTACAGCTTATATGTCACAGTCGCGATCTGGCTGGGGAATAGCGCTTTCGGCGTCGCCGACCTTTATTACGAAGTGGCCGGCATACTGATCACCTTTATTCTGTTGGGCAAATACCTTGAAGCAGTGGCCAAAGGGAGAACTTCCGAAGCGATCAAAAAGTTGATCGGTTTGCAGGCCAAGACCGCCCTGGTAATCAGGGCCGGAAAAGAGGTCGAGATCAGGATCGAAGAGGTCCAGGTCGGCGACATAATTGTGGTCAAGCCAGGTGGGAAGATCCCTGTTGACGGAACGGTGACCGACGGCCATTCGAGTGTCGATGAGTCGATGGTGACGGGAGAAAGCCTCCCGGTCGAAAAAAAGGCCGGCGATAAAGTTGTCGGGGCGACGATCAACAAAACCGGCTCCTTCAAGTTCAAGGCCGAGAAGATCGGGAAAGACACTTTCCTGGCCCAGGTAATAAAATTTGTCGAAGAAGCACAGGGGAGCAAGGCTCCGATCGAAGAGCTGGCCGACCGAATTTCCGCTTATTTTGTCCCGACGGTTGTTTTGATCGGCGCGGCTTCTTTTATTGTTTGGCTTTTGGCGGGGTTGGGGTTTGCCTTTGCCTTGACTACCTTTATTACCGTTCTGATAATCGCCTGTCCCTGCGCTCTTGGCCTGGCCACCCCGACGGCTGTCATGGTCGCTACCGGTCTGGGTGCGGAGCACGGCATCCTGATAAAAAATGCGGCCGCTCTGCAGAAAGCGGGTGGGTTAAAATGCGTCGTTTTTGACAAAACGGGAACCTTAACTAAG
This window of the Candidatus Margulisiibacteriota bacterium genome carries:
- a CDS encoding copper-translocating P-type ATPase, whose protein sequence is MEKISFSISGMTCASCVSAIENGLRSFKGVVSANVNYASEKAWVEYDPAVTDIAAIEKVIAATGYSVIKPSAAAAPASAGKILLKVVGMDNPHCVGTIGGAVGSLPGILSKDLRVNEKAVIQYDPAKVSVQQIKAVITEAGYIPIEEADVTEDVEKQAREKEIRNVWTRFLGSLILSLPLFYYMLMVAGFPMPEFFMKNGPAIELLLTTPIMFFGSLFFTRGILSLVKTRTANMDTLVAIGVGAAYLYSLYVTVAIWLGNSAFGVADLYYEVAGILITFILLGKYLEAVAKGRTSEAIKKLIGLQAKTALVIRAGKEVEIRIEEVQVGDIIVVKPGGKIPVDGTVTDGHSSVDESMVTGESLPVEKKAGDKVVGATINKTGSFKFKAEKIGKDTFLAQVIKFVEEAQGSKAPIEELADRISAYFVPTVVLIGAASFIVWLLAGLGFAFALTTFITVLIIACPCALGLATPTAVMVATGLGAEHGILIKNAAALQKAGGLKCVVFDKTGTLTKGEPEVTDTVLAGGGTEKEILFYAGVAEKKSEHPLAEAILKKAKEKGVELPDPQKFSSISGKGVEITLNNEIILLGNRKLLTDKNIAVADLEPKIQELESQGKTVMIVAKNNSVVGLIAVADTLKEHSKAAVKELRRSGIEVVMMTGDNKRTGEAIARQVGIDRVLAEVLPQDKAENIKKLQAEGKKVAMVGDGINDAPALAQADIGIALGSGTDVAIETGEIVLVKEDLRDVVMAIDLSAYSMKKIRQNLFWAFIYNVLGLPIAAGILYPFTGFLLNPIIAGAAMAFSSVSVVTNSLLMRRFKPRIN
- a CDS encoding response regulator is translated as MRCNRSIFIALIFCLLIFGVSAQVSTSVDQKVYLPGDFVHVIVDAPVDTTQISAVMPDGTIVNLIQGRRANLWRGIWQVPVDFGKGTYRAKLSAVDVRGNIFDGETNPFAIGELAVIAITRRVTPEIVERPPLREKIEVKTQPAAKQPGVEEIVSRILKVIPIVSAEPAPSLEKEQKKQLIAKNLGTGRELFDQGKYLEASAYFKIVLYLDPKNGEANLYLLQTKEFMKTQQTGAARFYILLAVIVSIGGALIAAIVYYFGRMLWCRFPRWAAKPAAPAAVSDQETIPLSFGKLGWTKNPFTPGASSQMFNENNALARPGLIGFIKARIEEAGGKGLTPFTDSALDKIFELSKGRPKEALKICEWTVDLAIRRNSGQVTAESVKEYEKIGLKRILIADDDEIVRISLDAILRSGGGYETDFAVDGEEAVKKIKSSLYGLVLLDIDMPKMNGYEVLEQIRPILPTLPVIFVTGKGTPARTLESLTKQNLTGYIEKPFTPEKILDIIARNLKT